In one window of Juglans regia cultivar Chandler chromosome 3, Walnut 2.0, whole genome shotgun sequence DNA:
- the LOC109005707 gene encoding uncharacterized protein LOC109005707, giving the protein MIATSTGRSSSNCSRFLLSKSNFAVTVVDSGRRALQFLGLDEHKSSSIGFDLKVLKDEWRETSSTILARLQSENLHHLCLQDHCWVSRLRGSLISRLRGLRKSQISVLH; this is encoded by the exons ATGATAGCCACGTCAACCGGAAGGTCATCGAGCAATTGCTCAAGATTTCTTCTTTCAAAG TCAAATTTTGCAGTGACGGTTGTGGATAGTGGAAGGAGAGCCCTGCAATTCTTGGGTCTGGACGAGCATAAGAGTTCATCAATTGGTTTTGAT CTAAAGGTGTTAAAAGACGAATGGAGGGAGACGAGTTCAACCATTTTGGCACGTCTTCAAAGCGAAAATCTTCATCATCTGTGTCTTCAAGATCATTGTTGGGTATCTCGCCTTCGTGGGTCTCTTATCTCTCGTCTTCGTGGTCTTCGGAAATCTCAAATTTCAGTTTTGCACTAG
- the LOC109013112 gene encoding UDP-glycosyltransferase 73D1-like — protein MASMITSQPHFVLIPLMAQGHMIPMIDMARLFAEHGVIVSLVTTPYNASRFETTIHRATGSGLPILLVQLEFPCKQVGLPAGYENLDILPSRDLLTKFYEGLSMLQQPLEKHLQNQRHPPTCIISDKCLSWTSNTAQKFNIPRLVFHGMGCFSLLSSHNIKFYNAHRSISSDSEPFVIPGLPQRILITRAQLPGSFVTLPGLDDVRDKMQEAESTAYGVVVNTFNELEQGIVEEYGKAIKKKVWCVGPVSLYNKESLDKFERGDKTLIDEQQCLEWLNSMEPSSVIYTCLGSLCRLVPSQIIELGLGLEASKQPFIWVIKTGERYLELEEWLENERFEERNKGRGLLIKGWAPQDFILSHPAIGGFITHCGWNSTIESVCHGVPMITWPLFSEQFFNEKLVVEILRIGIRVGVEIPVRWGEEEKVGVLVKKEKVEKAIALLMDGGDEGVRRRKKARELGEMARRAMEKGGSSQLNMSSLIEDITKLQSIRSRQGGVVTSNCI, from the coding sequence ATGGCTTCCATGATAACTAGCCAACCTCACTTTGTTTTGATACCGCTCATGGCACAAGGCCATATGATACCCATGATAGACATGGCTAGGCTCTTTGCAGAGCATGGCGTGATTGTCAGTTTGGTCACTACCCCCTACAATGCCTCCAGATTCGAAACAACCATTCATCGAGCAACAGGATCTGGCCTCCCGATTCTGCTTGTTCAACTGGAATTTCCATGCAAACAAGTGGGACTTCCTGCTGGGTACGAGAATCTTGACATCCTCCCTTCACGAGACCTACTAACCAAGTTCTATGAAGGTTTGAGCATGCTACAACAACCTTTAGAAAAGCACCTCCAAAATCAAAGGCACCCTCCAACTTGCATCATATCTGACAAGTGCCTCTCTTGGACATCCAACACAGCTCAAAAGTTCAATATCCCAAGGCTTGTTTTCCACGGGATGGGTTGTTTCTCACTTCTAAGCTCCCATAATATCAAATTTTACAATGCTCACCGTTCTATCAGTTCCGACTCGGAACCCTTCGTGATCCCAGGATTGCCCCAAAGAATTTTGATAACAAGAGCCCAGCTTCCAGGTTCATTTGTTACACTGCCCGGCTTGGATGATGTTCGAGACAAGATGCAAGAGGCCGAGTCAACAGCTTATGGGGTTGTTGTGAATACTTTCAATGAATTGGAGCAGGGGATCGTTGAGGAGTACGGGAAGGCCATCAAGAAGAAGGTATGGTGCGTTGGACCAGTTTCTTTATATAACAAGGAGAGTTTGGACAAGTTCGAGAGAGGTGACAAAACCTTAATTGACGAGCAGCAATGCTTGGAATGGCTTAACTCGATGGAACCAAGCTCAGTTATTTACACTTGTCTGGGCAGTTTATGCCGCCTGGTTCCCTCACAAATAATCGAGCTTGGGCTTGGTCTTGAGGCGTCAAAACAACCATTTATTTGGGTGATTAAAACAGGAGAGAGATATTTAGAGTTGGAGGAATGGCTGGAGAATGAAAGATTTGAGGAAAGGAACAAAGGGAGGGGACTCCTGATCAAGGGATGGGCTCCCCAAGATTTCATTCTGTCTCATCCGGCAATCGGAGGTTTCATTACACACTGTGGTTGGAACTCAACGATAGAAAGTGTGTGCCATGGGGTGCCAATGATAACGTGGCCTCTCTTTTCGGAGCAGTTCTTCAATGAAAAGCTGGTGGTAGAAATTTTGAGGATTGGGATTCGAGTAGGGGTGGAGATTCCTGTTAGATggggggaagaagagaaagttgGGGTTTtggtgaagaaagaaaaagtggagaaGGCAATAGCATTGTTGATGGATGGGGGAGATGAAGGTgtaaggagaagaaagaaagcaagAGAGCTTGGAGAGATGGCAAGAAGGGCAATGGAAAAAGGAGGATCCTCTCAATTAAACATGTCATCCCTCATCGAAGATATAACCAAATTACAATCGATCCGTTCAAGACAAGGAGGAGTGGTAACTAGTAATTGtatatag